The Colletes latitarsis isolate SP2378_abdomen chromosome 1, iyColLati1, whole genome shotgun sequence genomic interval tAATTTTATATCTCTATAAATTAAAAGTCTTCTGTAAATAATTTTCATGGTGACAGTGAAACGATGAACAATGTATAATAACGTTTTTTAAAAGAACATAACGGTTGTAAGAGAATACTACTACTGCGACTAAGTATTACAATATTAGTTACAGTTATACAAATATAATAGTAGCGTTTAATTATAAAAAGTGACAATAATTTGAGAATTGTTTCATTCGATATTACAAAGCAAGAgttttaatagataaatatagaattaaaatctttttttttttcttaattaaaaAAATCCTCTTTCGCTTGATCGAGTAAGAGTGATTAATGATAGATATTTGAAGTATTTTTATTTGATTGACTTGACTTAAATGGAAAATATAGtgttcaattaaaaaattgaactgaaaattaaattttcaagatATCTTTGTGAAACAAAAATGTGTTTATTCGGAATATATTATGGAATTGCAGATTTCGATTTGTGCTTAATTAAAGtggtttaatattttatattatttatgcaGTTATAAGattcattaaattattaaattgttgGGAGTATTTGATTAAAATTTGAGTTCaatagaaaacaaatattatttagACTTTGTATGTGGTAGTTCATGGTGAACAATAAAATTCCTTGAAATCATATTAAAGACTACAAGAGATATTATTAACTCAGAATTTGTGTGTAATATACCGTAATGGACAATAAGACGGCTAACTCGTTTTTAAAAAAAGTTGAACAACACGCAAGAAAAATACATTCGTCGTCACCGGAGGATAATGGAGAGAATTGTtcgtttgaatcaaattgtacaCCGATTGAAGTTAAAGAGGAAATAATAACCGATGAAATCCAGGTACAATATGTTTTTTCTTTCATAATATTGTTTTTAATGTATTATACAATGATTAAGAATTTAACTAAACATCGTGGATCAAAATGAGGCACTCGAAGATGCtggaaatattattataaatatagaaATACCATAATAAACATACAAAATAAAACGTAAACTAAGAATAAACATAATAAGTTGAatggataaaataataaattcacaTACATGTGACAGTGGCTGATGACGGTTGATTGGCAAAGTCACGTATTCATGACAATGGCCGTCAAAGAATTAAGATTCTAATTCGCTTTCTAAAGAACTCCGAAAAAATACACGTTTCTCTAAAGGCTGAGTTCAAATATACTTCAGATTAAAAACAGACACACTTCTTATCTGTATCTTTTTCGCCTCGTTTTCTTTATCATAAGAAATCAAATCCACTCTACAATTGTTTGAATTATAATCTAAGCATTCAGTAGAGGTTGTGTAAAAATCCTGTGTCTTGTCTATCAAGGGAGGATTCTACATCTCTTGATCTGTGAAGATCCATTATAAAACGTTACCACGAAATTGACCTTTAATGACTTTTTCAAGGTCAAATTTTTGTACGATCGCATCGTATTCTATTTATCGAGAGAAAGAAACTTTCAAAACGAACATGATAAAAAAAGTTTTACTATTATTTGAACCGATCTCTTAGTCGCGTAATATAATTGCAGTATTAATCTGTATTAATAAACAATCATATAATAACATAAATTAcgtgttttaattaattatccAAATATATTGTAATCAGAACACCTTTCTATCGAAACGTTCTGTTACCTAAATAGAATAGTACGATCTCTATTTGGACAATCGGGAATTCGCATAGTAGAATGTTCGTATACTATAGTATTTAGATAATTGGTGTTTAGATAAGGGAGATTCTATCGCATTAGAGTATTTATTGAATGTTGATAAATTttgatataataataaattatgttATATATTATCGTAGGAATATGCAGCGACTACGATGAGCGAACTATTGGGTTGGTATGGTTATGACAAAGTAGACAGTGGTTGTACGAGAAGTTTAAACTTGGATCATTTTACATCCACACTTGATACAAGAAGTAGTCAAATGGTTAAAATGGACGAGAACTTTATTCTAAACAAGCAAGCACCAAAGTCTCCGTTGCTAAATGCAACCAATTCGCCTTTTGATGTATCAAAATTACCACTACCACATTCTGTGAGCAGTTTAAATACTGTGGACAGGCAACTGATATCACCCCCACTACCAATGAAAAAAGTATCGCTTGATTCTACATCTACAATTCcttataaaaattattcagGTTCTATTTGCTCAGGTAAGttatagaaaaacatattattatttttatgcatATACTGGTTTTGCATTACAAATCGTACTAGTTATTATGAAAGTGACCTAAATCATACATttctcgttttaatttcttttaattctttCAATAGAGAATATATCTTGTTCCTGGTGTGGTCGAATTACCCAAATATGTAAATCAGGAAGGACTAATTCTCTTTCCTATAACATGATAAATACTTTGGGACATTTTTGTAGTGAAGCTTGTTTTGCTGCTGGAAGAGCAGTTTTTAAACAAGCAAAAACATGTGATTGGTGTAGACACATAAGAAATTCAGGTAGTCATGTTGATTTTCAGGTATGTAAATAGAATTCAAAGTACACAAACTTACGAAACTTTCGAAACAATAGAGATATCGGTATAAACAGAAAAAccttaaagaaatattttattgtaaaacGCGTATTTTTAGAGCCttacatatatttattataaactaAAATTATATAACATGCAATGTGTTCTTTTAGGATGATGAAAGTCAACTTCAATTTTGTAGCGATAAATGTTTGAATCAgtataaaatgaatattttttgCCATGAAACACAGACTCATTTAATGCTTCAAGGATTAAACAATGTTTCTTGCCATGATACAGAAAAGGGTAATTTAATAACACCAGAACTTTGGTTTCGAAGTTGTCAGTCACCTCTAAATAGTTCTACAGAGAATACGTTTATAGAGGATGAACATGTGACCTCTAATTTATCATCACCTTCCCATGACAAAGGAAAGGAAAAAAATCAAAATGAGATTGAGAAATCATTAGAATCTAATCGAAAAGCAATAAGAAAAAGAGATTCATTTTGCATTCGAATATGTACCAAagtcaaaaataataataaaaaaaaaataaatttccatactgatattaataaaaatgatgTTAAAGAAGACATTAAAGAACCAACGTTGGTAACCGAAGAAAACAAATTCGATCGTTTCGTAAATAATCAAAATCATTGCAAAATTAATTGTACAGAAAAAACTGTTCTGAACTGTAAGGAACTTGAAAAAGATCACAGATTGATGGATGTTGTAAATCATGATTCGTACGATCATCGacacaataatatatttttagaaaAGAACATACATGTAAAAAATATAAAGGATTTGCTAAAAGAAAAAGAACATGATCTATCGGAAAACGTATTAAGATCACCAAGTTGGTTTGCAACTTCAACTGCACCTGTGATGCAATGTGAAACTCCATCTGCAGCTAAATCCTTTACAGATGAAACTATTCAAATAGAATACAAAAAACAAACTAATGCGTCCTTAAAAGCATCATCGCCTGTACAACTCGATCAAGCTGAATCTTCTATCCATACATTGTCTGCAACTCTTTTACCTCCGGTTACAGTCCTTGTACCATATCCTATACCTGTACCTATTCCTGTACCTATTCCTATTCCTATTCCTATACCAACTCCAATTCTTAGTAAGTTAATGACTGGCGAACAAGAAGTTAAAGATGCAAAATGTAAGAGTTTGAAATGCAACAATTCGATAAAAAATAAGTGTTCCGTGTCTTGTGAATCGCAGTTGTGTATAAATACAAACGTATCAATGACAGAAACCTCGCAGCACGCAACTGCAGCAAAACTATCTTTTTCATTGTCGCCTTCTAATACTAAGAATGAAAACAATGACAATCAACGTTTACTAAAATACAATACAAAACCTCCAAGAAAAAGAAAACGTTCAAATGAAACTAAGCTTCAgttgaaaagaaaaaataaatttatacctGCTTAAAAAAGACAGTTTTTTACCTTAGGAAACATTCTTTTTTATTGCATACGAACAAAGATTATCACAAAGAGATGACTTGTTAgctaggcacctacaaactaaacggAGCAAGGGCCTAGGAGAGAaggtcttcgcgccgccttacTCCCACTACTGAGGCCCGCTCTGACGTTACGCTGCATAGTAGTAAGGTCTCCACaaccacgagagatacatttttgttcCATTCATAGCTAGTACGGTTACGCCAATGTCCCTCAGTCTTGTCCTATTCTACTCTGTCGCTATACGTTTTGTTCGTgtcctttgtcacgcgatggaattgtagttgtgaacgactcagccaataatgacaataCGTGTGAAACcaggcgtcgctattacgctacggccaatcggcgtgcctagccatcaagtcctcTCTCTATAGTAGATTCCACTCCATAAACTAGTGTGAAATGCATATTTGAAGTTTCAACACCATCTCTATGTTTTTTTCAAATCTCTACAATTGTTGATAGTATTTTAAAAGTATCAGACATTCTCTGAACCGATAAATTTCGTTTTTCTCTTTAAGTTACGAATTTTATCCTTGTCAGTCTAAGAAAAACAAACGTTTCTTACTGAAAATCGTAGCGATGTATGTTCTCACAAGACTATGCTTTTGAGTTAAAAACTCACCTTTTTTGTTACTTTTTTCGGTAATATATTCAGTGTTATATTAACGTGTCGCGTGTGCATCTGTCTCAAAGTTTCGAGGAAGACTGTTTGCTCCGAGAAGAGTTCTAGTTGACCGGCAACCGTTGCCGTTCAAATGGTTCAAATAGTCCGTCTCTAGCATTGTCGATGACAAGAGTGATCCGTGCTGTCTACCCCgatcataaaaattaaataaatttactcGGTGTTCCACGATTATCGAAGGCGCGGCAACAACCTCAATTTTGTATTTTCTTCTATTTACATCGCTATGATTCCTAGTAAGAAACAATCCTGTCTACATGTAAAACCCCTTAGTTGGATTAGATCTCCTCTTCTATACAATATTTGTATAACACAGTATCACCAATGTTCCTATTTCTGCTGACAGAGGCAGAATCTAAAAAGGCAGTAAAACATTGTAAAACATTGGCCAGCAATAATATAAACTtaatattattcaatttataCAAGTTATGTTCAGATCACATAAATTTTATAACGTCTGAAAAGAAATTCAGTTATctagtaaataaatttttgttgtaCAAAAAATACTACATGTAATAATTCTATAATTGAGATATAGGATTATAAAGAAGATATAGTACCATAGAAGaatatactaaaaatgaaagtaATAAAAATACTAAATCATTTCTAGG includes:
- the Sobp gene encoding sine oculis-binding protein is translated as MDNKTANSFLKKVEQHARKIHSSSPEDNGENCSFESNCTPIEVKEEIITDEIQEYAATTMSELLGWYGYDKVDSGCTRSLNLDHFTSTLDTRSSQMVKMDENFILNKQAPKSPLLNATNSPFDVSKLPLPHSVSSLNTVDRQLISPPLPMKKVSLDSTSTIPYKNYSGSICSENISCSWCGRITQICKSGRTNSLSYNMINTLGHFCSEACFAAGRAVFKQAKTCDWCRHIRNSGSHVDFQDDESQLQFCSDKCLNQYKMNIFCHETQTHLMLQGLNNVSCHDTEKGNLITPELWFRSCQSPLNSSTENTFIEDEHVTSNLSSPSHDKGKEKNQNEIEKSLESNRKAIRKRDSFCIRICTKVKNNNKKKINFHTDINKNDVKEDIKEPTLVTEENKFDRFVNNQNHCKINCTEKTVLNCKELEKDHRLMDVVNHDSYDHRHNNIFLEKNIHVKNIKDLLKEKEHDLSENVLRSPSWFATSTAPVMQCETPSAAKSFTDETIQIEYKKQTNASLKASSPVQLDQAESSIHTLSATLLPPVTVLVPYPIPVPIPVPIPIPIPIPTPILSKLMTGEQEVKDAKCKSLKCNNSIKNKCSVSCESQLCINTNVSMTETSQHATAAKLSFSLSPSNTKNENNDNQRLLKYNTKPPRKRKRSNETKLQLKRKNKFIPA